GAATTTATCCATGCTGGCAAGGCAAATGTCAATAACAGCAATACTTGCGACAGGTATGGTTCTGGTAATAGTAGCAGGGCATATCGACCTTTCAGTCGGTTCTGTTGCGGGATTTACAGGTGCTGTGGCTGCAATACTGCAGGTAATATACCATTGGAATACGGTGCCAACCATCATAATTACACTTTTGGTAGGATTTATCATTGGAACATGGCAAGGCTTCTGGATAGCATATAGGAAAGTACCGGCTTTTATTGTGACACTGAGTTCTATGTTGGTCTTTAGAGGAGGCATACTGCTTATCACAAAAGGTGTGACTATTTCTCCGCTACATCAAGATTTTGGTATTATTGGACAGGGATATATTCCGCCATCCCTAAGCATAGCTTTAGGAGTAATTGCTTCTGTAGTGTATATAATAATAGACATAAATAATCGCAAATCGTGCATAAAATACGGGCTAAGCGTCCCAAGTTTAAGCATAGAGATTTCTAAAATTATTGGCGTGATTGCATTGATTGCTCTATTTACTGGTGTTATGATTTCATACGAAGGTATACCTGTTCCAGTCCTTATTGTCCTTGTGCTGGTATTAGTTTTGACTTTTGTGGCAAACAACACCACTTTTGGAAGGTATGTATACGCAATTGGTGGCAATAAAGAAGCAGCAATATATTCAGGAATAAATGTTGTGAAGACAAATATGACCATATTCTTGATAATGGGCATTTTGTCAGCTATTGCCGGTATTGTCTTAACGTCGAGATTGAATGCAGCAACAACTAGTGCCGGCAATTTGTTTGAACTTGATGCAATAGCATCTGCTATTATCGGTGGTGCCAGCACTTTAGGTGGAGAAGGCACAGTACCAGGAGCAATACTTGGTGCTCTCATCATGGCTAGCATTGACAATGGTATGAGCCTTATGAATATAGACTATTCAATACTTACGATAGTAAAAGGATTAGTTCTTGTGGTTGCTGTATGGGTTGATATATCTACAAAGAAAAGAGGATAAAATTTTAAACGAAATGGCGGGTTATTCCCGCTTTTTTGTTTTACGGAAAAATTATGATGCTTTAAATTGATGAAATTGTGTATTATAATTGAATCAAGAGTTTTTATTGAAAGTGGGGGAGCATGGTGGATTTCGAAGACAGAGTTTCGAAACGTGCAAAATCTATAGAGATATCTACAATAAGGTATTTTTTTAATATGGTAAAAGATGTGCCTGGTGCCATATCGCTGACGATTGGAGAACCGGATTTCGTCACACCAAGGCACATAATTGATGCAGCGTATGAATCATTATTAGAAGGCAAAACTGGATATACTGTAAATGCTGGGCTTATAGAGTTAAGGCAAGAGATATCAAAATATCTCAAAAGAAATTACAGTGTAGAGTATAGGCCTGATGGAGAGATACTTGTAACAATCGGTGCAACAGAAGCTATTTACATTGCATTAAACACGCTTGTAGAAGATGGCGACGAAGTATTGATACCGGAGCCTTCATTTGTAGCATATGATCCGTGTACAAAACTGGCAGGCGGCAAGTCAGTTTTTGTGCCTACGTATGAAGAAGATAATTTTGTCTTAAAAGCTGAGACACTGGAAAAATATATTACTGATAAGTCAAAGGTCTTGGTATTGCCGTATCCAAACAATCCAACAGGAGCGGTGTTGCCATATGAAGAAATGGTTAAATTAGCAGATATAGTGAAAAAATATGATTTACTTGTTGTAACAGATGAGATATATTCTGAACTTGTATATGAAGGATTTAGGCATGTCAGCTTCGCATCGTTGCCAAATATGTGGGAGAGAACTGTTTTAATAAACGGCTTTTCTAAATCATATGCTATGACAGGCTGGAGGCTTGGTTATATCGCGGCACCAGAGTATTTTGTAAAGCACATGACGAAGATACATCAGTACGATGTGACATCGGCATCGACACAGTCCCAGTATGCAGGATTAGAAGCCATGAAAAATGGTGAGAATGACATCAAATTTATGAGGGAAAAATATGATGAGAGAAGGAAGTTTTTATACGGCAGCTTAATTGATATGGGCTTTAAATGCTTTGAACCTAAAGGTGCATTTTACATATTTCCATCAATCAAGAAGACAGGCCTTACGTCGACTGAGTTTGCGAAGCGGCTCTTATACGATGCAAAAGTTGCAGTTGTTCCTGGCAGCGCATTTGGAGAGCATGGAGAAGGTCATGTAAGGATGGCATATGCCACATCATTGGACAATCTGAAGGAGTCGGTAAAAAGGATAGAAAAATTTATGCGAAATTTTAAATAGGAGTAACCCATGGAACAGTAAATAAAAGTTCCATGTTTTTTTTAATATATTTTAATTATTTTTTAATAATTTCGTCACTTGCCTGCATTTCATTTATGATATAATATGATGTGGTATAATATTAATATAACTATTTTTTGAGGGGATATGTTATGGAGAATAATACACAACTTAGGCGAAGTGATAGAAATAAAAAGAAAAAAAATAAGAGCGCTTTAAGGAAGACTCTCAATGTTGTGTTGTGGGGTGTATTGATATTAATTCTGGCAGGCATTGGCGCTGCAGGTGGCAAGGTTTTAGCAATAATTAAAAATACGCCGCCATTATCGCAAGATGCATTGACAAAGATAAAACAGTCATCAATAGTATACGTGAAAAACAGTGATGGAAGTTGGAGCCA
The nucleotide sequence above comes from Thermoanaerobacterium sp. CMT5567-10. Encoded proteins:
- a CDS encoding pyridoxal phosphate-dependent aminotransferase; the encoded protein is MDFEDRVSKRAKSIEISTIRYFFNMVKDVPGAISLTIGEPDFVTPRHIIDAAYESLLEGKTGYTVNAGLIELRQEISKYLKRNYSVEYRPDGEILVTIGATEAIYIALNTLVEDGDEVLIPEPSFVAYDPCTKLAGGKSVFVPTYEEDNFVLKAETLEKYITDKSKVLVLPYPNNPTGAVLPYEEMVKLADIVKKYDLLVVTDEIYSELVYEGFRHVSFASLPNMWERTVLINGFSKSYAMTGWRLGYIAAPEYFVKHMTKIHQYDVTSASTQSQYAGLEAMKNGENDIKFMREKYDERRKFLYGSLIDMGFKCFEPKGAFYIFPSIKKTGLTSTEFAKRLLYDAKVAVVPGSAFGEHGEGHVRMAYATSLDNLKESVKRIEKFMRNFK
- a CDS encoding sugar ABC transporter permease — translated: MIQSKAKSETIEKRSLNIDIRAYTMILALLGIWVIFTVLTHGDFLSSRNLSMLARQMSITAILATGMVLVIVAGHIDLSVGSVAGFTGAVAAILQVIYHWNTVPTIIITLLVGFIIGTWQGFWIAYRKVPAFIVTLSSMLVFRGGILLITKGVTISPLHQDFGIIGQGYIPPSLSIALGVIASVVYIIIDINNRKSCIKYGLSVPSLSIEISKIIGVIALIALFTGVMISYEGIPVPVLIVLVLVLVLTFVANNTTFGRYVYAIGGNKEAAIYSGINVVKTNMTIFLIMGILSAIAGIVLTSRLNAATTSAGNLFELDAIASAIIGGASTLGGEGTVPGAILGALIMASIDNGMSLMNIDYSILTIVKGLVLVVAVWVDISTKKRG